The Aythya fuligula isolate bAytFul2 chromosome 1, bAytFul2.pri, whole genome shotgun sequence nucleotide sequence CAAGTACAGGTGTTGGAAACTTGCTGTATTTCATCCTTCCCACACTACTGAGACCATATCCAGCAACCGCTTTTTGCCAAGCACTGGTGGAGCCTGCACAGGAGGAGGTGCAGCAGGCCTGGCTGCCAtcctgcagcctctccctgctgtgCAAAGTGCTGCCCTGCTTTTGTGCTGCTGTCGGTCCACATTGGCTTCCTAAAGTTACAGGGGAATTACTATTACTATATTACTATAATTATATATTAGTATTTATTACTAATTGGAAGGAAAACTGCAGCTTCCAtgtccatttctttcttctgatatgaaaaaaatgacctCAGTTTCCATTCATTGGGATGTCCAATAATTATACACCAAGACTAAAGACTGGCACATACATACAGGTTGAGCCTGATACATGGAGGACAAAAGCattgtgtgtataaatattagTCACTGTACATACATGGTAAAACATCGCAGGCTGCTGGTTCTTGACCTGATGCTAAGATTTAGAGGGTGGATGAATGTAAGTGTTTTACACtggcatttaaaaacagattcacTAAATCACATAATTGTTTCTGCTGTGTGAGACTTAAAGTAGTGCTGCAGGTAGTTCATGTGCAGACAAAGGAAACCACCAACTGAACTAATAAAGCTCACCATGTATACTTACatactttgttttgtattttgtgctTTCCATTGCTCTGAAGAAATGCTGGAAGCCTCTGAATGGCAAAACCACATAAAATTTAGATTGGGAGAATCAGGTTTTTAGTATCTGTTGGAGAATAATGGGTGAACTGCAAAGATCAGTGCAATATTGGTGCTGCAAATTTCTGCTGGTCATGTAACTGagaggatgtttttttcctgattccaGGAAAATCTCTGCAGTGATTACTTGTGTACAAGAGTAAGATGTCTTTTACGCGATCCTTACTCAGAACACTGCTGTGGCAAAATTAACTGAAACTTTAATTTGCACCTTTAGAAAGCATATGCATTTATTAATGTCGTGATTTCTTCCCAGCAAGGCCAGAATACACATATCCTCAGTTACAGCTGCATTTGTGGATTTCAAAAAGTAACCTCAGCAAAGCATTGCTGTCATGGCAAAGTACAGTGTTACTGTGCTATTCGGCACATTTTTTGCTAGAGGGCAGCAAAGCATCAGTTAGTGAATTCACGGAAGGTGATTTAGGCTtgattttaacaattttttaaCAGACGGTTGAGAACATCTAGAAAACAATATAATTATATGtgtcaacacttttttttttttttttatcatttttgagGGCAATGTTAGTACTCTTGCTCAGATTGTTAAAGGATGAGATTCCTGGACAGCCAGTAAGACTTACTTGTCTCTGTAATACACACCAAGCATGTACATGCTCAGAATGTTCCCAACCTCTGTCAGTTCAGCTTCAGTTCCTAACTATGTTGTAACTTGTGGCAAAATTGTGAGAGGGATCACTACAAATGTTTTTGATTTGGGGAGAAGGCTTACAGTTTATTTCTAAGGTGCTGACAAATTAAAACCATCTTTACAATAGCTGATTTAATAGCTCTCCGAGTTAAATCTAGTTCAGTCCCCATTCTTCAAACATCCATGTGCTTAAATCTGTTCATTTGCAATTGCAAAAGACCCAATTACTTCACTAGTTAATACATGGTTGATTTCGATGAGAAAGCTCGCAGTAATGAAGTTATGCATGTATTTAAGTAGTCTGAAAAATTAAGTTGTGTTACCTATCAAAACCACTCCATCATAAATGACAGTTATAGCAAAGACTTAGCTTAAAGTTGCTGAAGCAAACTCATAGGTTCCTCTGAGTCTTACTAACTGTTCCGCTCAACACATGTATTTTATCCTagatcaagagaaaaaaaatattatttaaatccTTTGCTGGCAATGCAAGACTTAGGAGTTGCTATTCCAAATCCTTTATTATAGGTATTGATCCCAGCCTTAATCATATCTCATAGAACATGAACGCTGCAGACATGGGCAAGGAGAGGTCTTCTGACTATCTATGCTGCCctgacatttgtttttcaggggATGGCAATCTTTTTCCCACAGTGCCCTTGAAAATTGTTTGCTACCTGTCTGCCTGAAGCCTTGTCTCCCTTATCAGATGAGAGTTGCAGTAGGGGggattctccttttttttcagagggGAGAGTTTACCATTACCATAAAAGATGAGGTCAAGTTCTTCCCCACATTTGGGGAAATTGCAGGAGCCAGCACACCTAAAGATGCagactttttccccttccctcccctcgtctcctcctctccctctctgcccgtgctccccgtggggtccttcccacaggatgccgtccttccccaactgagcctgtgggggctgcccacaggcagcagctcctcaagcactgctcccacacatctccataccacggggtccatctatcccccaggagcaaactgctccagcatgggtcccccacgcgtgggcagcagctccctccagacccccctgctcctgctctgcagtctgcagctccagcccggaGAAGCAGTGCACGTGGGCCTGCTTCTCCAGCCcttccaggtccctttgaatgaaGAGCATTGGGTGAAGAAAGGAGGAGTGTCAGGCTGGCATGCATTAGAACTTTATTGAAGAAGACTCATGAAACGGAAGGAGCACAAACAGAAGGGCCCTAGTCAGAGGTGCAAGCATAGTGACCATCAGCAGCTATATATTTTGTGCAGAAGATATTCCCAGAGCATGGAGATCAGAGTATGATCTGATCTTGGAGCATGATGAGCTCAGTCCATGAAGTGGCTTGCAAGGCATTGTTAGCTGCTGTCGAGGGTGTTGACGTGGGTCCTTAGCAGGGGTAGCAGGCTCTTCTGCCAGAGAAGCATCCCAGGCCTCCAAGGAGAGAAGTTGAAATTCAAAACACTAAAGAGGATGAGGTTACCAGCTCAACTGATTCAGTCTGTGTCAGTAAGGAAGAAGTACCCAGTCCATCAGCTGATGAGGTGACAGCATACATGTACGTGCAGTCAGCTGCTAGCAGTGAAGAACCAGATTCCACCACAGACCCTGTTCACATATTGCAGACTTTATCACTAGCTGATGACAAACCTGTAGActtgacaaataaaaaaagaaagtgattcAGAGTGTTCAGAGtcaagacaagaaaacaaaatcatctcATTTGGTTTTGGCAGCAGTTCAGACTTGTCATTTGCTGATCTGGCTTCCAAAAACTCTGGAGACTTTGCTTTTGGCTCAAAAGATAAAGACTTCAAATGTGTGAATACTGCAGCAACTGTGTTTGGAGCACAGAAAACCAGTAAAGCAGATGAAGACAAAAGTGGTAGCGATGACGAAGTGGTGCATAGTGATGATATCCATTTTGATCCAGTTGTGTCCTTACCAGAGGTGAAGGTAAAATCAGGAGAAGAagattaagaaattattttcaaagatttgAGCCAGAATCGAGATCACTGAGCCAGTAGTGGAAGGAGCGTGGTGTTGGAGGTATAAAGATCCTCTTCCttacacagaagaaatattacAGAGTCTTAATGAGAAGAGACCAAGTTCTTAAAGTGTGTGCAAGCCACGTTATCACCAAAGAAATTAACTTAGTACCATCTCATACATCAAATAGTGCTTAAATTTGGACAGCCATGGATTATGCAGATGGTGAAGTAAAAGTAGAATATATTGCAGTCAGATTTAAAAGTCAAGAAATTGCTAATTCTTTCAAGAAGATATTTGAAGAAAACCAGCAAAGCTTATCAAAACTGCAGAAGGGACAATGACCTCTGCCAGCAGGACTGTCAAAGGACACCAACCCCATTGTGTATTTTGAAGTTTCTGCTGACGACAAACCTTTAGGACATGTAACCACAGAGCTGTTTTCAAATATTGTCCCTTGAACAGCTGAAACTTTCAGGGCCCTGTGAACAGTAAAGAAAGTATTTGGATTGAAGAACACCAAATTTCACAGAATAGTTACTGACTTTGCGTGTCAGGGAGGTGACATAACTGACCATGATAGAACAGATGGACGGTCAATTTATGGAGATGCATTTGAAGATGAGAACTTTGAGGTGTTGCAGACTTCTGTCAAGGGTGTTGGCGTTGGTCGTTAGCAGGAGTAGCAGGTTCTTCTGCCATTGAAGCAGCGGGCGTGTGGAGAAATAGGCCTGGTGGGGCAGctgaaggaggggagagggggtcAGGCTCACCTTGTTGGGCACAGGGGAGAAAGGATTGGGAGGAGTGTGTGAGGGTGAGAGGCGCAGGTCCCCAAGTGCCAGCCTATGCACATGACAGCAtttggcaggagctgctcatACATGCCAAAGCTGATCGAGTAATGAGGTGGGGTGTGCTGTCCCCACAATGCTCCATCTTCATTTCCTCCTGCTGAGGGTGTTGGAAGTGGCGGAGCATTTCAAGTGAGAGTATTACAGACCAAGGTCTAGTTCCTGAAGGTTCTTCCCGAAGGTTCATTAAACGGCTGGTAGAGGATGCATCCAAAGCATGGGAGAGGTGCTTTGTCACCAGTGAGGTCATGGTTTGGCACTCATGAGGTGTGGTTGGTGGCTCTGTGGCAAGGGGACAAGGCCAGTAAATGTAGGGAAGGGATTATTCCCCTCACTATACTGCATACAGAGTGCTACATGAAGTTTTGTCCACCCCCTGTACAAGAAAACTGTTGGTCAACTGGAGTGAGCCCAGTGGAGAGCCACCAAGATAgtcaggggctggagcacgtCGCTGTGAGAAAAGTGTGAGGGAACGGGGCTTGCTCGGcctggagaggggaaggaggggaaggctgAGGGGGCCGCAGTAGCAGCCTCTCTATGTGGAGGAAGAGCTCTctgagaagatggagccagCCTCTTTGTTGAGGTACAAGGTGGGAGAACAAGCAGTGGTTACAAACTGAAACAGTGGAGGTACTgacttaaaatgtgaaaaaaaaaaaaaattcctcattAGTTCAGGCAGAGAAGTCTTTGCCCAGCGAGGCCATGCAGGCTCCCTCCTCAGGGTTTTTCAGGACCTGCCTGGAGAAAGCCCCAAGAACCTGGTCTGGTCACAGAGCTGGCCCTGATTTGGGCAGGGTGGGGCTGGCTGGAGACCTCCTGAGCTGCTGTCCAACCTGAGTGATTCTCTGGGAAGCTCAGGCTGATCTACAGCTGGAGGTACgcaaatatgttttcttctgaggCAGAaccctaaaataaaatttatcagGAGATTTCTGTTCTTAGCTTACAGCATATAAGAAGAATTAGTAGTGATGTCTTCCCgttgtttcatgttttcttctttatggaAGCGTTTACTAAATTAGTCTGATGAGTCTGTCTTACTTTAAATTCCTCCTTGTAGAGTACGCAGTCAAAACTGCCCATCCCATAATGGCTCCTTCTGAccaaagcaaagagaagtcCCATCTCTCTCTTAGAGTTTTGCCACGCCTGTGGCTACtgattctgttaaaaaaaaactcagtaAATGAACGTTACAACATAGCTCTTGTTGTCTGAGGTTGAGAAAACATCAGAGTACAGCAGGCTGGGAAAATGCTCCGTGATACTAGAGACATTTTCCACGCTGTACGACTTCAGCAAAGAGTATCCATTGAAAAGAGAGGTATCCAGGAAAGAAATGTATACTAACATTTGCCCGTCTTTGTTGTGCATCGCAAGGAAGTCCTCTTTTTCATGGTTGCTGCTACTGGAGATGGTTACACTCTGCTCTGGAAATTGTCCCTTGACCTTGTTTTTCACCCGGAGCTTTCGCAGTCCCCAAATCGTCAAGTATTCTGTCGGGAGAGGAGCAGTGCCACAGAAGGAGAGCTTCAAGTCACACACCCTTGTGAAGTTGAggagcatctccagcacagagGTGTCTGTGAACCAAATGGTCAGGTCACTATTGTAGTTGGTTTTTTCCATGGTAGAAGGCAGCACCGTTCTGCAGTTGCACATC carries:
- the C1H21orf62 gene encoding uncharacterized protein C21orf62 homolog, translated to MKPIAFSTFSFWPSLFLAGFLGIHIADSFLRSQKNHTLIFTKESVIRNCSCLADIRDCDYNLANLMCNCRTVLPSTMEKTNYNSDLTIWFTDTSVLEMLLNFTRVCDLKLSFCGTAPLPTEYLTIWGLRKLRVKNKVKGQFPEQSVTISSSSNHEKEDFLAMHNKDGQMLVYISFLDTSLFNGYSLLKSYSVENVSSITEHFPSLLYSDVFSTSDNKSYVVTFIY